A genomic region of Miscanthus floridulus cultivar M001 chromosome 3, ASM1932011v1, whole genome shotgun sequence contains the following coding sequences:
- the LOC136546952 gene encoding uncharacterized protein yields the protein MAGGSGPRNVNSRYQRARQDADAGENASDRRRQRARSSGSGSGSRRGRPPLVRPRDVSEERRTTDSSEDEQVLATDEVRATDSEGEAQEGGEAGSSSTASAAASPYLRGTGRLCRLVTHATPTTSWGFCAGTITPALSHTRGLWGRPNRGTTTNLPPTQIMKTSRSGSGESSGLFSGVKRDRRRGRRRTW from the exons atggcgggcggcaGTGGGCCAAGGAACGTGAACTCGAGGTACCAGAGAGCACGTCAGGACGCAGATGCCGGAGAGAACGCATCGGacaggaggaggcagagggccagGAGCAGCGGCAGCGGGAGCGGCAGCAGGAGGGGCCGGCCTCCTCTAGTCAGGCCGCGTGACGTGTCGGAGGAGCGCCGTACCACGGACTCCTCGGAGGACGAGCAGGTTCTGGCGACGGACGAGGTTCGGGCGACGGACAGCGAGGGAGAGGCACAGGAGGGCGGCGAGGCCGGAAGTAGTTCCACTGCCTCTGCTGCGGCTAGcccctacttgcgag GCACTGGGAGGTTGTGTCGCCTGGTGACTCACGCAACCCCAACCACATCTTGGGGCTTCTGTGCAGGCACTATTACCCCGGCATTGTCACATACAAGGGGACTGTGGGGCCGGCCAAATCGTGGGACCACTACAAATCTGCCCCCGACGCAGATTATGaagacaagcaggagcgggtcaggagagagttctgg acttttttcaggtgtgaagagggacaggaggagagggcggagaagaacttggtga